The following are from one region of the Hydrogenimonas sp. SS33 genome:
- a CDS encoding type II secretion system F family protein, protein MTFVYRGYDKSGRRAKGTVTETSLEHAKERLKAQGILIESIRPKTRLLMRPVPPALVAALGRNLSLYLKAGISLNQGLHLIAENYPKKSRQHAFLEEVAKLIEGGSSFSDALALQSVYSVPPYFLQTIKVAQKSGNLEMVLTELSDYVTEQEKIKRDVVKAFIYPSFILLIAIAMINFMLTTIIPKIVDMFESTKSELPTSTKITLALSHFFQAYSWLMLIVAILLAAGLVLSWKKSEAFGYFMDRMVLKIPLFGDMVVFMELGRFSRVMALLLQSGVPFAQALNYAAQTIGNRYLRRLFGVIAEQIVEGKSFTQAVKENVKKGEIPNDFINAVALGEKSSHLAFSLKNLAELYGQQNRDRIEVMLALLEPVLMLTIGGIIGFLVISMLLPIFSISIQG, encoded by the coding sequence ATGACCTTCGTCTACAGGGGGTACGACAAATCGGGCCGGCGGGCGAAAGGCACCGTGACGGAAACCTCCCTGGAGCATGCGAAGGAGCGCCTCAAGGCCCAGGGCATTCTCATTGAAAGCATCCGCCCCAAAACCCGGCTGCTGATGCGCCCCGTACCCCCGGCCCTCGTCGCGGCGCTGGGACGCAACCTCAGCCTCTACCTCAAAGCGGGCATCTCTCTCAACCAGGGGCTCCATCTCATCGCCGAAAACTACCCGAAGAAGAGCCGCCAGCACGCCTTTCTGGAGGAGGTCGCCAAACTGATCGAAGGGGGGAGCAGCTTTTCCGACGCCCTGGCGCTGCAGAGTGTCTACAGCGTACCGCCCTACTTTCTGCAGACCATCAAAGTGGCGCAGAAAAGCGGGAATCTGGAGATGGTCCTGACGGAGCTTTCCGACTATGTGACCGAGCAGGAGAAGATCAAACGCGATGTGGTGAAAGCCTTCATCTACCCCTCCTTCATCCTGCTCATCGCCATCGCCATGATCAACTTCATGCTCACCACCATCATCCCCAAAATCGTGGATATGTTCGAAAGCACCAAGAGCGAACTTCCCACCTCCACCAAAATCACGCTGGCGCTCTCCCACTTCTTCCAGGCCTACTCCTGGCTCATGCTCATCGTCGCCATCCTGCTGGCGGCGGGCCTGGTTCTCTCCTGGAAGAAGAGCGAAGCCTTCGGCTACTTTATGGACAGGATGGTGCTGAAAATCCCCCTTTTCGGAGACATGGTGGTCTTCATGGAGCTGGGGCGCTTCAGCCGCGTCATGGCCCTGCTGCTGCAAAGCGGCGTCCCCTTCGCCCAGGCCCTCAACTATGCCGCCCAGACCATCGGCAACCGCTATCTGCGCCGTCTCTTCGGCGTAATCGCCGAGCAGATCGTCGAGGGCAAAAGCTTCACCCAGGCGGTGAAAGAGAATGTCAAAAAAGGGGAGATCCCCAACGACTTCATCAATGCCGTCGCCCTGGGTGAGAAGAGCTCCCACCTGGCATTCTCGCTCAAAAACCTGGCCGAACTCTACGGCCAGCAGAACCGGGACCGCATCGAGGTGATGCTCGCCCTTCTCGAGCCGGTCCTGATGCTCACCATCGGCGGTATCATCGGTTTTCTCGTCATCTCGATGCTGCTGCCGATCTTCAGTATCAGTATTCAGGGATGA
- a CDS encoding PDZ domain-containing protein — protein MKPVSEKALFAAVAAGIVLTAAVIAASLIDLFLPPLPHLECRQSAAWPKESYRFAAAFGLQAPKPVQHTKKRATAPVVNLHGYQLTMTAVGKPSMAIIVHNHRSKLLGIGESIDGFVLKEVYTDRVRLEKNGRTYWLSMKKKKSSTIRTQKAEARSAKSGNPEEMIRREGNTYYVPRELLTEMHDLRKIFKYIAIRPIYRNNRIIGYGITQVKKGSVFDKMGLRKRDIIQKVNGKPVTNEAEAFKYFNNIGELSSLTLTIKRGHRILELNYEVF, from the coding sequence ATGAAACCGGTTTCTGAAAAAGCGCTCTTTGCCGCCGTCGCTGCCGGTATCGTCCTGACGGCGGCCGTCATCGCCGCCTCCCTCATCGACCTTTTCCTGCCGCCGCTGCCCCATCTGGAGTGCCGGCAGAGTGCGGCATGGCCGAAAGAGAGCTACCGCTTCGCCGCCGCCTTCGGCCTGCAGGCGCCCAAACCGGTGCAGCACACGAAAAAGAGAGCCACGGCGCCGGTGGTCAACCTGCACGGCTACCAGCTCACCATGACCGCCGTCGGAAAGCCGAGTATGGCGATCATCGTGCACAACCACCGGAGCAAACTTCTCGGTATCGGCGAGAGCATCGACGGATTCGTCCTGAAAGAGGTCTATACCGACCGGGTCAGGCTGGAGAAAAACGGCAGAACCTACTGGCTGAGCATGAAAAAGAAGAAATCCTCCACCATCCGCACCCAAAAAGCGGAAGCCCGCAGCGCCAAAAGCGGGAATCCGGAGGAGATGATCCGCAGGGAAGGCAATACCTACTACGTCCCCCGGGAGCTTCTGACAGAAATGCACGACCTGAGAAAGATATTCAAATATATCGCCATCAGACCGATCTATAGAAACAACCGGATCATCGGATACGGCATCACCCAGGTGAAAAAAGGGTCGGTTTTCGATAAAATGGGGTTACGTAAACGTGATATCATACAAAAAGTCAACGGAAAACCGGTCACGAACGAAGCCGAAGCCTTCAAATATTTCAACAATATCGGCGAATTGAGTTCACTGACACTGACGATCAAACGGGGGCACAGGATTTTGGAGCTGAACTATGAAGTCTTTTAA
- a CDS encoding four helix bundle protein, with translation MKCEHLDVWKRSCRLCVDIYKSFESCNHYGFRDQITRSALSIGSNIAEGMGKDSVKDRIRFLNIAEGSIAELITQTYIGIETGYIAKKGRHEMDQRAQ, from the coding sequence ATGAAGTGTGAACATCTGGATGTATGGAAGCGGTCGTGTCGATTGTGTGTGGATATTTACAAATCTTTCGAATCTTGTAACCATTATGGATTCAGAGATCAGATTACCCGTAGCGCTCTTTCGATCGGAAGCAACATTGCCGAAGGAATGGGAAAAGACTCCGTCAAAGATCGCATCCGTTTTCTCAATATCGCGGAAGGCTCTATCGCGGAATTGATCACCCAAACCTATATAGGCATAGAAACAGGTTACATCGCAAAAAAAGGAAGGCATGAGATGGATCAAAGAGCTCAATGA
- the gspG gene encoding type II secretion system major pseudopilin GspG, with translation MKHLQTTRYPLPTTHSANRKAFSLLELMIVIIILGLLSALVLPNLLGKAESAKRKLVCIQMKQIEEALKSFKFDNGMYPTTEEGLRALLHNPDPEKYTNYAVSGYLEGKTLPKDPWKHPYIYINEGGEINLISLGADGKEGGEGDGKDITLQECERH, from the coding sequence ATGAAACACCTCCAAACTACCCGCTACCCGCTACCCACTACCCACTCCGCAAACCGAAAAGCGTTCTCGCTTCTGGAGCTGATGATCGTCATCATCATTCTGGGGCTTTTGAGTGCCCTGGTGCTTCCGAACCTCCTGGGCAAGGCCGAAAGCGCCAAGCGCAAGCTGGTCTGCATCCAGATGAAGCAGATCGAAGAGGCGCTCAAGTCCTTCAAGTTTGACAACGGCATGTATCCGACCACCGAAGAGGGGCTCCGGGCGCTGCTGCACAATCCCGACCCGGAGAAATATACCAACTACGCCGTCAGCGGATACCTGGAGGGGAAAACCCTGCCCAAAGATCCCTGGAAACACCCCTACATCTACATCAACGAGGGAGGCGAGATCAATCTCATCAGCCTCGGTGCGGACGGCAAGGAAGGGGGTGAGGGAGACGGCAAGGATATCACCCTGCAGGAGTGCGAACGACATTGA
- a CDS encoding GspE/PulE family protein, whose protein sequence is MDLPIFTEVPELDFYLKNGLLFGMYEGKPHACIRENPDANMLNALSHLKGEFPVLQLDEESYTKLKNRFLETRTEEGIGEVEGFETPEEIENFLQNEDLLDSENSAPIIRYVNSLFVQAVKRHATDIHIETFEREGDVRFRIDGVLNKVATLKKGAIESIINRIKVISNLDISETRIPQDGRTKVTIAGSGVDVRVSVLPTYYGEKVVMRLLMKGESIPSLHNLGFSVEVYRKLKSLLKHSYGMILITGPTGSGKSTTLHSFLKEIDHEQNNIVTIENPVEYNAPGINQIQVNEKVNLTFSEALRSILRQDPDVIMVGEMRDAETAKIATQAAMTGHLLLSTLHTNSAVAAIPRLLDMGIDPFLVRSTLIGVMAQRLVRKLCPYCKVKYTPDENDIEYFYLPEEAEIYAPKGCEKCGYTGYRGRRAIGEIILVDEGFGSKIKYGADEQSLRRYLLEETDFRPMFEELRLMVISGETSIPEAIRIGVKGL, encoded by the coding sequence GTGGATCTTCCGATCTTCACGGAGGTTCCCGAACTCGATTTCTACCTGAAAAACGGGCTTCTTTTCGGAATGTACGAAGGCAAACCCCACGCCTGCATCCGGGAAAACCCCGACGCCAACATGCTCAACGCCCTCTCCCATCTCAAGGGCGAATTTCCCGTGCTCCAACTCGACGAAGAGAGCTACACGAAGCTGAAAAACCGTTTTCTCGAAACCCGGACCGAAGAGGGGATCGGGGAGGTGGAGGGGTTCGAAACCCCCGAAGAGATCGAAAATTTCCTCCAGAACGAAGATCTCCTCGACAGTGAAAACTCCGCGCCCATCATCCGCTACGTCAACTCCCTCTTCGTCCAGGCGGTCAAACGCCACGCCACCGACATCCACATAGAAACCTTCGAAAGAGAAGGAGATGTTCGTTTCCGCATCGACGGGGTTTTGAACAAGGTGGCCACCCTGAAAAAAGGGGCGATCGAGTCGATCATCAACCGGATCAAGGTCATTTCCAACCTGGACATTTCCGAAACGCGCATTCCCCAGGACGGCCGCACCAAAGTGACCATCGCCGGCTCCGGCGTCGACGTGCGGGTTTCGGTCCTTCCCACCTATTACGGGGAGAAGGTGGTGATGCGCCTGCTGATGAAGGGGGAGTCGATCCCCTCACTGCACAACCTGGGATTCTCCGTCGAGGTCTACCGGAAGCTCAAGTCTCTCCTCAAACACAGCTACGGCATGATCCTTATCACCGGCCCCACGGGAAGCGGAAAGTCGACGACGCTCCACTCCTTTCTCAAGGAGATCGACCATGAGCAGAACAACATCGTCACCATCGAAAACCCGGTGGAGTACAATGCGCCGGGCATCAACCAGATCCAGGTGAACGAGAAGGTCAACCTCACCTTCTCCGAAGCCCTGCGCTCCATTCTAAGGCAGGACCCCGACGTCATCATGGTGGGCGAGATGCGCGACGCCGAAACCGCCAAGATCGCCACCCAGGCCGCCATGACGGGGCACCTGCTCCTCTCCACACTCCACACCAACAGCGCCGTAGCCGCCATTCCGCGGCTGCTGGACATGGGGATCGACCCCTTTCTGGTGCGCTCCACCCTTATCGGAGTCATGGCCCAGCGGCTGGTACGCAAACTCTGCCCCTACTGCAAAGTCAAATATACCCCCGACGAAAACGACATCGAATACTTCTACCTTCCCGAGGAGGCGGAGATCTATGCGCCCAAGGGGTGCGAAAAGTGCGGCTATACCGGCTACCGGGGGCGGCGCGCCATCGGCGAGATCATTCTGGTCGACGAGGGATTCGGCAGCAAAATCAAATACGGTGCCGACGAGCAGAGCCTTCGCCGCTACCTTCTGGAGGAGACCGATTTCAGGCCCATGTTCGAAGAGCTGCGCCTGATGGTCATCTCCGGTGAGACCAGCATTCCCGAAGCGATCCGCATCGGAGTCAAGGGGTTATGA
- a CDS encoding secretin N-terminal domain-containing protein, whose product MKSFNSLLLLLSALLLPMMLHAEKITINFNNTPIRDVIRFVAKETHKNILITGKISGTVNFVAETPIDKSELIPLLTQILQNRGYTIIDGHNGYMMVTRAANAKKMASPDQNAEAGMVTKIIRVHYIKASDAVQKLRYLSSQFASVTFDNNKNVIIMTDYPRQIKSFETTLRKIDQPMRKEIRFISLDNADATSALKELNAIFKALNTTFRFPVTINADAKSNKIVVIADAHDIDKAVRIVRRFDSQNRAKEVMSDVVFLNNAEAGATVKILTGLMKSFDKETQQHVSVQAKEDINAIAITGSPQAVKLITKVIKRLDIEPQQVYVKAHIYEISQRKLQNLGVRWGLTGGTVTGNTLLTSVFNMGGSSFVLPAFLSDSINLEEGKTALAVGAVIDLLKQNGAVNVISEPNILCLNNKKSSVYVGKTISILTSTVQGNQSTDLARNTYSREDVGLTLEVKPQIASDNKVMMVVKTKIEDIDQANTKEVDRPTTLKREVNTVSIVHNGESVIIGGLLKDYYAKGVSKVPLLGDLPFLGHLFTSTNDTKDQINVIVILTPYIIKNSESLAQIQEQIAETEKLKSKLAQILGRKLAEQKKAFKKEEKETVPGDVFNR is encoded by the coding sequence ATGAAGTCTTTTAACTCGCTTTTGCTGCTGCTGTCGGCACTGCTTCTGCCGATGATGCTGCATGCCGAAAAAATCACGATCAACTTCAACAACACCCCGATCCGTGACGTCATACGCTTCGTAGCGAAAGAGACCCACAAAAACATTCTCATTACCGGAAAAATCAGCGGAACGGTTAACTTCGTCGCCGAAACGCCCATCGACAAGTCGGAACTCATTCCCCTTCTGACCCAGATACTGCAAAACCGCGGCTATACCATCATCGACGGCCACAACGGCTACATGATGGTCACACGTGCGGCCAACGCCAAGAAGATGGCAAGCCCCGACCAAAACGCGGAAGCGGGAATGGTGACGAAGATCATAAGGGTCCACTACATCAAGGCCAGCGACGCGGTCCAGAAACTCCGCTATCTCAGCAGCCAGTTCGCCTCCGTCACCTTCGACAACAACAAAAACGTCATCATCATGACCGACTACCCGCGGCAGATCAAGTCGTTCGAAACGACGCTCAGGAAGATCGACCAGCCGATGCGCAAGGAGATCCGTTTCATCTCCCTCGACAATGCCGACGCGACCTCGGCACTCAAGGAGCTCAACGCCATCTTCAAGGCGCTCAACACCACTTTCCGCTTCCCCGTCACGATCAACGCCGACGCCAAGAGCAACAAGATCGTCGTCATCGCTGACGCCCACGACATCGACAAGGCGGTCCGCATCGTCCGCCGCTTCGACAGCCAGAACCGGGCCAAAGAGGTGATGAGCGACGTGGTCTTCCTCAACAATGCCGAAGCCGGGGCGACCGTGAAGATCCTGACGGGGCTCATGAAGAGTTTCGACAAGGAGACGCAGCAGCACGTTTCGGTCCAGGCGAAGGAGGATATCAACGCCATCGCCATCACCGGTTCCCCCCAGGCGGTAAAACTCATCACCAAGGTGATCAAACGCCTCGACATCGAACCCCAGCAGGTCTACGTCAAAGCCCACATCTACGAGATCAGCCAGCGGAAACTCCAGAACCTGGGGGTCAGATGGGGCCTCACGGGCGGCACGGTCACCGGCAACACCCTCCTCACCTCCGTCTTCAACATGGGCGGCTCCTCCTTCGTCCTTCCCGCGTTCCTCTCCGACAGCATCAACCTGGAAGAGGGAAAAACGGCCCTTGCCGTCGGTGCCGTCATCGACCTGCTCAAGCAAAACGGTGCCGTCAACGTCATCAGCGAGCCCAACATTCTCTGCCTCAACAACAAAAAATCCTCCGTCTACGTAGGCAAAACCATCTCCATCCTCACCAGCACGGTCCAGGGGAACCAGAGCACCGACCTCGCCCGCAACACCTACAGCCGGGAGGATGTGGGGCTGACGCTGGAGGTCAAGCCCCAGATCGCCAGCGACAACAAGGTGATGATGGTGGTCAAGACCAAAATCGAAGACATCGACCAGGCCAACACAAAAGAGGTGGACCGGCCCACCACGCTGAAGCGGGAGGTCAACACCGTCTCCATCGTCCACAACGGCGAGAGCGTCATCATCGGCGGGCTCCTGAAAGACTACTACGCAAAAGGGGTCAGCAAAGTCCCCCTGCTGGGCGACCTTCCCTTTCTCGGCCACCTCTTCACCTCCACCAACGACACAAAAGACCAGATCAACGTCATCGTCATCCTGACCCCCTACATCATCAAAAACAGCGAATCCCTCGCCCAGATCCAGGAGCAGATCGCCGAGACCGAAAAGCTGAAATCGAAACTGGCCCAGATCCTCGGCCGGAAACTGGCGGAGCAGAAGAAAGCGTTCAAAAAAGAAGAGAAAGAGACTGTACCCGGCGATGTTTTCAACCGTTAA
- a CDS encoding prepilin-type N-terminal cleavage/methylation domain-containing protein, giving the protein MAVRKTENGKRKTKRLFPSAVHRLLCTVNHTRAFTLIEMLIAILLTAMVFTYLYATLDTVRGDRKRYEHSVARTLHAQRIYDLLSMDLTQMRSRATIVHEAGFDRIAFTTDHSLYGIPRPWVHWYVSSNGNALIRIESTGPIDFMRSDYIGDAKGTYFFSDLLGNDCSSLRFTDNGERIDFMVRCRDADAIVASLYKGDE; this is encoded by the coding sequence ATGGCTGTCCGGAAAACGGAAAACGGAAAACGGAAAACGAAACGGCTTTTCCCCTCCGCCGTTCACCGTTTACTATGCACCGTTAACCATACCAGGGCCTTCACACTCATCGAAATGCTCATCGCCATACTGCTGACGGCCATGGTCTTCACCTATCTCTACGCCACACTCGACACGGTACGGGGCGACCGCAAGCGTTACGAACACTCCGTAGCCCGGACACTCCATGCCCAGCGCATCTACGACCTTCTTTCCATGGACCTCACCCAGATGCGCTCCCGTGCCACCATCGTCCACGAAGCGGGGTTTGACCGTATCGCATTCACGACGGACCACTCCCTCTACGGCATTCCCCGCCCCTGGGTCCACTGGTATGTCAGCAGCAACGGCAACGCCCTCATCCGCATCGAATCGACCGGTCCCATCGACTTTATGCGTTCCGACTACATCGGCGATGCCAAAGGGACCTACTTTTTCTCCGACCTGCTGGGGAACGACTGTTCATCGCTCCGCTTTACCGACAACGGCGAACGTATCGACTTCATGGTACGCTGCCGGGATGCCGACGCCATCGTCGCTTCCCTCTACAAAGGCGACGAATGA
- a CDS encoding prepilin-type N-terminal cleavage/methylation domain-containing protein, with translation MRTTLMGGVLEAENGKRKTENGKGSKERLSPFTVHCSPFTVHCSPFTVRRNRAFTLVELLIVLLLMGIVYGIAFNTVLGKTSKEKGEEGVSLATIDRVFKESPAYKSKRIDLFCSDRMKCYLSVEGNVTTTFDLMQPVVAYRLNPDETLQIVDYPHIRLGREEFSPAYILSCRKNGLFVPAILRSVDTWYYLHPFLGMKTFSDSVSMVSFIRRSDYLPDKAGYAQ, from the coding sequence GTGCGAACGACATTGATGGGGGGAGTTCTGGAAGCGGAAAACGGAAAACGGAAAACGGAAAACGGAAAAGGGAGTAAAGAACGTCTTTCTCCATTCACCGTTCACTGTTCACCGTTTACTGTTCACTGTTCTCCGTTCACCGTTCGCCGCAACAGGGCGTTCACCCTCGTCGAACTGCTCATCGTCCTCCTGCTCATGGGCATCGTCTACGGCATCGCTTTCAATACGGTTTTGGGCAAAACATCCAAAGAGAAGGGCGAAGAGGGGGTCTCCCTGGCAACGATCGACCGGGTATTCAAAGAGTCTCCCGCCTACAAATCCAAAAGAATCGACCTCTTCTGCAGCGACAGGATGAAATGCTACCTGAGCGTGGAGGGCAACGTCACCACGACTTTCGACCTGATGCAGCCCGTGGTCGCCTACCGGCTCAATCCCGACGAAACGCTCCAGATCGTGGACTATCCCCATATCCGCCTGGGAAGGGAGGAGTTCTCCCCCGCCTATATTCTCAGCTGCCGGAAAAACGGCCTCTTCGTTCCGGCTATCTTGCGAAGCGTGGATACCTGGTACTACCTTCATCCGTTTCTGGGCATGAAAACCTTCTCCGACTCCGTTTCTATGGTCTCCTTCATCCGTCGAAGCGACTACCTTCCCGACAAGGCCGGTTATGCGCAATAA
- a CDS encoding glycosyltransferase family 4 protein — MKILHTEWIRTKGGQSMRVLEDLKIIEELGHTPYLACRKESWLYEEAVGRGFETFALPFGHLADPKPYIEMVRLIRRLDAEIIHTHSSKDSYPATYAAKLLGKKVVRSRHIELTKKPGHLFRLADRIVTTGERIKEELLGYGLLAQKVVSIPTYPDAGRFTPSAKRRRDFRQELGIGADTVVIGTMAGAGRRKRGWALVEMMPSILQEHPDTLLLIAGDSRGSAAQKLQERIGALALQNRVRFVGYTRPETFLDGIDIYACPSEKEGLPQALMQAMMMGKACLSTDVGSIRELNVAENLLLADKEDLAGFEAQLRRLAGDKAAVRRLGEANRRLALERFNRDIMKAKTGRLYGDLAEGDNRG, encoded by the coding sequence GTGAAAATTCTGCATACCGAATGGATCCGCACCAAGGGAGGCCAGAGCATGCGGGTGCTCGAGGACCTCAAAATCATCGAAGAGCTGGGCCATACGCCCTATCTTGCCTGCCGTAAAGAGAGCTGGCTCTACGAAGAGGCGGTCGGAAGAGGGTTCGAGACTTTCGCCCTCCCCTTCGGCCACCTTGCCGATCCCAAACCCTATATCGAAATGGTGCGGCTGATTCGCCGCCTCGATGCAGAGATTATCCATACCCACAGCAGCAAGGACAGCTATCCGGCCACCTATGCCGCCAAACTACTCGGCAAAAAAGTGGTCCGCAGCCGCCACATCGAGCTGACCAAGAAACCGGGCCACCTCTTCAGGCTGGCCGATCGCATCGTCACCACGGGAGAGCGCATCAAAGAGGAGCTGCTGGGCTACGGGCTTTTGGCGCAAAAGGTGGTCTCCATCCCCACCTACCCCGACGCCGGACGCTTCACCCCCTCTGCCAAACGGCGCCGGGATTTCCGCCAAGAGCTGGGCATCGGCGCCGACACCGTGGTTATCGGCACCATGGCGGGAGCGGGACGGCGGAAACGGGGATGGGCGCTGGTGGAGATGATGCCTTCCATTCTCCAGGAGCACCCCGACACCCTGCTGCTCATCGCCGGCGACAGCCGGGGCAGTGCGGCCCAAAAGCTGCAGGAGCGCATCGGGGCGCTGGCGCTGCAAAACCGCGTCCGGTTTGTCGGCTATACCCGGCCAGAAACCTTTCTCGACGGCATCGATATCTACGCCTGCCCTTCCGAAAAGGAGGGGCTTCCCCAGGCCCTCATGCAGGCGATGATGATGGGAAAAGCCTGCCTTTCGACCGATGTGGGAAGCATTCGCGAACTCAACGTCGCAGAGAACCTCCTTCTGGCCGACAAGGAGGATCTGGCCGGTTTTGAAGCGCAGTTGCGCCGGCTTGCGGGAGACAAGGCAGCCGTCCGCCGACTGGGCGAAGCCAACCGGCGTCTCGCCCTGGAACGCTTCAACCGCGATATCATGAAAGCGAAGACCGGGCGGCTCTATGGGGATCTGGCAGAGGGGGATAACCGTGGTTGA
- a CDS encoding lipid A biosynthesis lauroyl acyltransferase, which yields MKDLAYVTLYRLFRLFVLYTPETVRFPVVRSMARLAYLLDRRHRAVAYVNLGIAFGDTLPEREKKRIVKRTYENLLFLIHDFVLNRGITRAELLEKTEVIDRHHIDEAIRKKRPVIFITAHYGNWEVASLVAAALYGPITIVGRPLDSKKMNEILKEGREQLDVELVEKKGAMRRLITALRNGRNVGLLVDQNTTRDEGIEVTFFGKTVRHTPAAALLARRLDAVVIPIFVRSDDHKRYTVKAYPPIEMETTESAQEDIRRHVQAQADVTERAIREKPDEWFWLHKRWRSHYNDLYEKEKTR from the coding sequence GTGAAAGATCTGGCTTACGTCACCCTCTACCGCCTTTTCAGGCTCTTCGTTCTCTACACGCCCGAAACTGTCCGTTTTCCCGTTGTGAGGTCGATGGCGCGGCTGGCTTACCTTCTCGACCGCCGCCACAGAGCCGTCGCCTATGTCAACCTCGGCATCGCTTTCGGCGACACCCTCCCGGAAAGGGAGAAAAAACGCATCGTCAAGCGCACCTACGAAAACCTCCTCTTCCTGATCCACGATTTCGTGCTCAACCGGGGCATCACCCGGGCCGAACTGCTTGAAAAAACAGAGGTGATCGACCGGCACCACATCGACGAAGCCATCAGGAAAAAGAGGCCGGTGATCTTCATTACCGCCCACTACGGCAACTGGGAAGTCGCCTCTCTCGTCGCGGCCGCCCTCTACGGCCCCATCACCATCGTAGGACGCCCCCTCGATTCGAAAAAGATGAACGAAATTCTCAAAGAGGGAAGGGAGCAGCTCGATGTGGAGCTGGTGGAGAAAAAAGGGGCCATGCGCCGCTTGATCACGGCACTTCGCAACGGGCGCAACGTCGGCCTGCTGGTCGACCAGAACACCACCCGCGACGAAGGGATCGAAGTGACGTTTTTCGGAAAAACGGTCCGCCACACACCGGCCGCCGCCCTGCTGGCCAGAAGGCTGGATGCCGTCGTGATCCCCATTTTCGTCCGTTCCGACGACCATAAGCGCTACACGGTCAAAGCCTATCCTCCCATTGAAATGGAAACGACGGAAAGTGCACAAGAGGATATCAGGCGCCACGTCCAGGCCCAGGCGGATGTAACGGAACGGGCCATCCGGGAAAAGCCCGACGAGTGGTTCTGGCTGCACAAGCGGTGGCGAAGCCACTACAACGACCTCTACGAGAAAGAGAAAACCCGGTGA
- the waaC gene encoding lipopolysaccharide heptosyltransferase I, giving the protein MRLAIVRLTAMGDVIHTLASMQFVKKACSHCHITWFVEEKFAPVLRNNPDVDAIIPLNLHGLKKGFSLGKTAEIYRKIKEAGPFDKIIDVQGLIKSALVARIAGGEVSGLDRRSAREGVASLFYRRTFGVDCAGIAPMRFASLIAQSLDMEITEAMMQAKRPYLFSEKTKETDTIAAMFDAKRKNILIITGASNASKTYPEERWVETIAKLKAHRILLVAGSEEERKTAREIASETGALLLPAMSLNALKYAVGRSDLLIGGDTGPSHMAWAMNRPSLLLFGSTPKTMMMETPVNVALTSGAKVHPCRFDKSDRSIAAINPESVAQTAQRLLA; this is encoded by the coding sequence ATGCGCCTGGCCATTGTCCGTCTGACGGCGATGGGCGACGTCATCCACACGCTCGCCTCGATGCAGTTCGTCAAAAAAGCCTGTTCCCACTGTCACATCACCTGGTTCGTGGAGGAGAAGTTCGCGCCCGTCTTGCGAAACAACCCCGATGTCGACGCCATCATCCCTTTGAATCTGCACGGGTTGAAAAAGGGCTTTTCACTGGGCAAAACGGCGGAAATCTACCGCAAAATCAAGGAGGCTGGGCCTTTCGACAAGATCATCGACGTCCAGGGGCTCATCAAGTCGGCGCTGGTGGCGAGAATTGCCGGCGGCGAAGTGAGCGGCCTCGACCGCCGCTCCGCCAGGGAAGGGGTGGCATCGCTCTTTTATCGCCGCACTTTCGGCGTCGACTGTGCCGGGATCGCGCCGATGCGCTTCGCTTCCCTCATCGCCCAGAGTCTCGACATGGAAATCACGGAAGCGATGATGCAGGCAAAACGCCCCTACCTCTTTTCCGAAAAGACGAAGGAGACCGACACTATCGCCGCCATGTTCGATGCCAAACGCAAAAATATACTCATCATCACCGGTGCCAGCAACGCCAGCAAAACCTACCCCGAAGAGCGGTGGGTCGAAACGATCGCGAAGCTGAAAGCGCACCGCATCCTGCTGGTCGCCGGCAGCGAAGAGGAGCGCAAGACGGCCCGGGAAATCGCCTCCGAAACCGGTGCCCTCCTCCTGCCTGCCATGAGCCTCAACGCCCTCAAATACGCCGTCGGCCGAAGCGACCTGCTCATCGGCGGGGACACCGGCCCCAGCCACATGGCCTGGGCCATGAACAGGCCCTCCCTTCTGCTTTTTGGATCCACCCCCAAAACGATGATGATGGAAACCCCCGTCAACGTCGCCCTCACCTCCGGAGCGAAGGTCCACCCCTGCCGGTTCGACAAAAGCGACCGCAGCATCGCCGCCATCAATCCTGAAAGCGTGGCCCAAACGGCCCAAAGGCTGCTGGCGTGA